One region of Salvelinus sp. IW2-2015 linkage group LG1, ASM291031v2, whole genome shotgun sequence genomic DNA includes:
- the LOC111966081 gene encoding E3 ubiquitin-protein ligase DTX3L isoform X9: MSDVEDMDTSTTEMNRNNEVSGPEQQRPHDLSQIQILVPTGTSSGPVTVIQSQPQRSSVSQSAFTYKAETSEDVSEDASSSARDTADRYSETFGGGTPSATCVNFPSSDNDPDLYQAPLYDPRHYGNDLNRAKDETEEKQNTGPLDEATVYVSVEWPGKAILSWKSTLQKSLQSWLNNNFKETECTVERLNXNLAEVKIHPPSVVEDLLKRKETQVTFKDKAKTSATVRFHRAIPPACKPWFQSNSNPSSMEVLPPTSAHMPQDVKLPITVSASIDIGGYKPEVRAALLRHYHTTDHKLAVKGSFDEVNQFYRELTKIVREAETEPEADWNDNAEAAQSMTHNGMKTHEDPGQKEMTFPVPLIHFVYLNQAYRKEMEDIEKRNGVKINAEVKVSIKEDTQKTGRDFMLTKAHQEFSDLFQKCVVDLDSISTHLTPGDPGDLMNTLKNIQNEETRLVLNVSANGCVVFGPAQSIMAVGKAFGMKTTVMTFGMDHSSTEKASGFAGGPVLRSPKTPRMIGMDIKDPLLSHGLAMDQTHWDLMKSAFREKITAIKNKFGVDFMEEKSPGKVKIKTRPTTSHXPQAVSLESHAIRALMHFYQKVATSAMSCHLLDPTHAKTVGDKLEEIHPRHRCVWAGENYGPWRLIGLPQHLGPAVKELEMXLKMPMFKEEDKHKIEYPGDRSSTGAATGGAVGDGGATGGPEDDNCSICMDRFINKTKLSCSHEFCTDCLRKAVEFSGPSCPLCKDMFGKVEGDQPEGTMKVKHESYPCIPGYRGYGMIVIXYDIPSGKQTKKHSNPGKGFIGANRIAYLPDNQEGNXVLKLLERAFDQKLIFTVGTSRTTGTDDCVTWNDIHHKTNIDGGAQGFGYPDPDYLSRVKNELKAKGIE, translated from the exons ATGTCAGACGTAGAGGACATGGAT ACATCAACCACAGAGATGAACAGAAACAATGAAGTCTCTGGACCAGAACAGCAACGGCCCCATGACCTTTCGCAAATACAGATTCTTGTG CCCACAGGAACATCCAGTGGCCCTGTAACAGTGATACAGTCACAGCCTCAACGGTCTAGTGTTTCTCAAAGTGCTTTTACTTATAAG GCAGAAACATCCGAGGACGTGTCTGAAGACGCAAGTTCATCAGCCCGAGATACTGCCGATCGGTACTCTGAGACTTTTGGAGGAGGGACACCTTCAGCAACCTGTGTTAATTTCCCAAGCTCTGATAAT GACCCAGACCTGTATCAAGCA CCCCTGTATGACCCCAGACACTATGGCAAT GACCTGAATCGGGCAAAGGACGAGACCGAGGAAAAGCAGAACACTGGACCTTTAGATGAGGCTACAGTCTATGTCAGTGTGGAGTGGCCTGGGAAAGCAATATTGTCATGGAAGTCTACACTTCAAAAAAGTCTCCAGTCGTGGTTGAATAATAACTTTAAAGAAACAGAATGCACCGTGGAAAGGCTGAACRGAAACTTGGCAGAAGTCAAGATACATCCCCCATCAG TCGTTGAGGACCTTCTGAAGCGGAAGGAAACACAGGTGACCTTCAAAGACAAGGCCAAGACATCAGCCACTGTGCGGTTTCACAGGGCTATACCACCAGCATGTAAACCCTggtttcaatcaaacagtaatccCAGCTCAATGGAAGTCTTGCCTCCAACATCCGCACACATGCCACAGGAT GTCAAACTCCCAATAACTGTAAGTGCTAGCATTGACATCGGTGGCTACAAACCTGAAGTACGGGCTGCCCTTCTCCGTCATTACCACACCACCGATCACAAGTTGGCTGTAAAAGGGAGCTTTGATGAAGTGAACCAGTTCTACAGAGAGTTGACCAAGATCGTCAGGGAAGCGGAAACCGAGCCAGAAGCGGATTGGAAYGATAATGCAGAAGCGGCACAAAGCATGACTCACAATGGAATGAAGACCCATGAAGACCCTGGGCAGAAGGAAATGACCTTTCCAGTCCCACTGATCCACTTTGTGTACTTGAATCAGGCCTACCGGAAGGAGATGGAGGACATAGAGAAAAGAAATGGAGTCAAAATCAATGCAGAAGTGAAGGTGTCCATCAAAGAGGACACACAGAAAACAGGCAGAGATTTTATGCTGACCAAAGCCCACCAGGAGTTCAGTGACCTCTTCCAGAAGTGTGTAGTTGATTTGGACAGCATTTCCACCCATCTGACACCTGGGGATCCAGGAGACCTCATGAatacgctgaaaaacatccagaaTGAGGAGACCAGGCTGGTACTAAATGTGTCTGCCAATGGCTGCGTTGTGTTTGGGCCGGCTCAGAGCATCATGGCAGTCGGGAAGGCTTTTGGGATGAAGACTACAGTAATGACATTTGGAATGGATCACAGCTCCACAGAGAAAGCATCTGGATTTGCTGGAGGACCTGTTTTGAGATCTCCAAAAACACCACGGATGATTGGGATGGACATCAAAGATCCACTTTTGTCACATGGGCTGGCCATGGACCAGACTCACTGGGATCTAATGAAATCTGCCTTTCGTGAGAAAATAACAGcaatcaaaaataaatttggAGTGGATTTCATGGAGGAAAAGTCTCCAGGCAAGGTAAAAATTAAAACCAGACCTACAACATCACACAMTCCACAGGCAGTCTCCCTGGAAAGCCACGCCATCAGAGCTCTCATGCACTTCTACCAGAAGGTTGCGACATCAGCGATGAGCTGCCACCTGCTGGACCCTACCCATGCAAAGACTGTGGGGGACAAGCTGGAGGAGATCCACCCTCGACACCGCTGTGTCTGGGCAGGAGAAAACTATGGTCCCTGGAGGCTGATCGGCCTACCGCAACATTTGGGCCCTGCTGTCAAAGAGCTAGAGATGATRCTGAAAATGCCTATGTTTAAAGAAGAAGACAAGCACAAGATTGAGTATCCTGGAGACAGATCCAGCACTGGAGCAGCCACGGGGGGAGCAGTCGGAGATGGAGGAGCCACAGGAGGGCCTGAAGATGATAATTGCTCCATATGCATGGACAGATTTATCAACAAGACGAAGTTGTCCTGCAGCCATGAGTTTTGTACAGATTGTCTGAGGAAGGCAGTGGAATTCTCAGGCCCCAGCTGTCCTTTGTGTAAGGATATGTTTGGAAAGGTGGAGGGAGACCAGCCTGAGGGAACAATGAAAGTGAAACATGAAAGTTACCCGTGCATACCTGGATACCGTGGCTATGGCATGATAGTTATCAMCTATGATATACCAAGTGGAAAACAGACG AAGAAACATTCCAACCCTGGAAAAGGGTTCATTGGGGCCAATAGAATAGCTTATCTCCCTGACAACCAGGAGGGCAACRAAGTGCTGAAGTTACTGGAGAGAGCTTTCGACCAGAAGCTGATTTTCACAGTTGGGACCTCCAGAACCACTGGGACAGACGACTGTGTGACATGGAAYGACATTCACCACAAGACCAACATCGATGGAGGGGCACAAGG TTTTGGTTACCCTGACCCTGACTACCTGAGCAGAGTGAAGAATGAGCTGAAAGCCAAAGGCATTGAATGA
- the LOC111966081 gene encoding E3 ubiquitin-protein ligase DTX3L isoform X8, which translates to MSDVEDMDTSTTEMNRNNEVSGPEQQRPHDLSQIQILVPTGTSSGPVTVIQSQPQRSSVSQSAFTYKAETSEDVSEDASSSARDTADRYSETFGGGTPSATCVNFPSSDNDPDLYQADNDFKVKHPSAPLYDPRHYGNDLNRAKDETEEKQNTGPLDEATVYVSVEWPGKAILSWKSTLQKSLQSWLNNNFKETECTVERLNXNLAEVKIHPPSVVEDLLKRKETQVTFKDKAKTSATVRFHRAIPPACKPWFQSNSNPSSMEVLPPTSAHMPQDVKLPITVSASIDIGGYKPEVRAALLRHYHTTDHKLAVKGSFDEVNQFYRELTKIVREAETEPEADWNDNAEAAQSMTHNGMKTHEDPGQKEMTFPVPLIHFVYLNQAYRKEMEDIEKRNGVKINAEVKVSIKEDTQKTGRDFMLTKAHQEFSDLFQKCVVDLDSISTHLTPGDPGDLMNTLKNIQNEETRLVLNVSANGCVVFGPAQSIMAVGKAFGMKTTVMTFGMDHSSTEKASGFAGGPVLRSPKTPRMIGMDIKDPLLSHGLAMDQTHWDLMKSAFREKITAIKNKFGVDFMEEKSPGKVKIKTRPTTSHXPQAVSLESHAIRALMHFYQKVATSAMSCHLLDPTHAKTVGDKLEEIHPRHRCVWAGENYGPWRLIGLPQHLGPAVKELEMXLKMPMFKEEDKHKIEYPGDRSSTGAATGGAVGDGGATGGPEDDNCSICMDRFINKTKLSCSHEFCTDCLRKAVEFSGPSCPLCKDMFGKVEGDQPEGTMKVKHESYPCIPGYRGYGMIVIXYDIPSGKQTKKHSNPGKGFIGANRIAYLPDNQEGNXVLKLLERAFDQKLIFTVGTSRTTGTDDCVTWNDIHHKTNIDGGAQGFGYPDPDYLSRVKNELKAKGIE; encoded by the exons ATGTCAGACGTAGAGGACATGGAT ACATCAACCACAGAGATGAACAGAAACAATGAAGTCTCTGGACCAGAACAGCAACGGCCCCATGACCTTTCGCAAATACAGATTCTTGTG CCCACAGGAACATCCAGTGGCCCTGTAACAGTGATACAGTCACAGCCTCAACGGTCTAGTGTTTCTCAAAGTGCTTTTACTTATAAG GCAGAAACATCCGAGGACGTGTCTGAAGACGCAAGTTCATCAGCCCGAGATACTGCCGATCGGTACTCTGAGACTTTTGGAGGAGGGACACCTTCAGCAACCTGTGTTAATTTCCCAAGCTCTGATAAT GACCCAGACCTGTATCAAGCAGATAATGACTTTAAGGTGAAGCATCCCTCAGCACCCCTGTATGACCCCAGACACTATGGCAAT GACCTGAATCGGGCAAAGGACGAGACCGAGGAAAAGCAGAACACTGGACCTTTAGATGAGGCTACAGTCTATGTCAGTGTGGAGTGGCCTGGGAAAGCAATATTGTCATGGAAGTCTACACTTCAAAAAAGTCTCCAGTCGTGGTTGAATAATAACTTTAAAGAAACAGAATGCACCGTGGAAAGGCTGAACRGAAACTTGGCAGAAGTCAAGATACATCCCCCATCAG TCGTTGAGGACCTTCTGAAGCGGAAGGAAACACAGGTGACCTTCAAAGACAAGGCCAAGACATCAGCCACTGTGCGGTTTCACAGGGCTATACCACCAGCATGTAAACCCTggtttcaatcaaacagtaatccCAGCTCAATGGAAGTCTTGCCTCCAACATCCGCACACATGCCACAGGAT GTCAAACTCCCAATAACTGTAAGTGCTAGCATTGACATCGGTGGCTACAAACCTGAAGTACGGGCTGCCCTTCTCCGTCATTACCACACCACCGATCACAAGTTGGCTGTAAAAGGGAGCTTTGATGAAGTGAACCAGTTCTACAGAGAGTTGACCAAGATCGTCAGGGAAGCGGAAACCGAGCCAGAAGCGGATTGGAAYGATAATGCAGAAGCGGCACAAAGCATGACTCACAATGGAATGAAGACCCATGAAGACCCTGGGCAGAAGGAAATGACCTTTCCAGTCCCACTGATCCACTTTGTGTACTTGAATCAGGCCTACCGGAAGGAGATGGAGGACATAGAGAAAAGAAATGGAGTCAAAATCAATGCAGAAGTGAAGGTGTCCATCAAAGAGGACACACAGAAAACAGGCAGAGATTTTATGCTGACCAAAGCCCACCAGGAGTTCAGTGACCTCTTCCAGAAGTGTGTAGTTGATTTGGACAGCATTTCCACCCATCTGACACCTGGGGATCCAGGAGACCTCATGAatacgctgaaaaacatccagaaTGAGGAGACCAGGCTGGTACTAAATGTGTCTGCCAATGGCTGCGTTGTGTTTGGGCCGGCTCAGAGCATCATGGCAGTCGGGAAGGCTTTTGGGATGAAGACTACAGTAATGACATTTGGAATGGATCACAGCTCCACAGAGAAAGCATCTGGATTTGCTGGAGGACCTGTTTTGAGATCTCCAAAAACACCACGGATGATTGGGATGGACATCAAAGATCCACTTTTGTCACATGGGCTGGCCATGGACCAGACTCACTGGGATCTAATGAAATCTGCCTTTCGTGAGAAAATAACAGcaatcaaaaataaatttggAGTGGATTTCATGGAGGAAAAGTCTCCAGGCAAGGTAAAAATTAAAACCAGACCTACAACATCACACAMTCCACAGGCAGTCTCCCTGGAAAGCCACGCCATCAGAGCTCTCATGCACTTCTACCAGAAGGTTGCGACATCAGCGATGAGCTGCCACCTGCTGGACCCTACCCATGCAAAGACTGTGGGGGACAAGCTGGAGGAGATCCACCCTCGACACCGCTGTGTCTGGGCAGGAGAAAACTATGGTCCCTGGAGGCTGATCGGCCTACCGCAACATTTGGGCCCTGCTGTCAAAGAGCTAGAGATGATRCTGAAAATGCCTATGTTTAAAGAAGAAGACAAGCACAAGATTGAGTATCCTGGAGACAGATCCAGCACTGGAGCAGCCACGGGGGGAGCAGTCGGAGATGGAGGAGCCACAGGAGGGCCTGAAGATGATAATTGCTCCATATGCATGGACAGATTTATCAACAAGACGAAGTTGTCCTGCAGCCATGAGTTTTGTACAGATTGTCTGAGGAAGGCAGTGGAATTCTCAGGCCCCAGCTGTCCTTTGTGTAAGGATATGTTTGGAAAGGTGGAGGGAGACCAGCCTGAGGGAACAATGAAAGTGAAACATGAAAGTTACCCGTGCATACCTGGATACCGTGGCTATGGCATGATAGTTATCAMCTATGATATACCAAGTGGAAAACAGACG AAGAAACATTCCAACCCTGGAAAAGGGTTCATTGGGGCCAATAGAATAGCTTATCTCCCTGACAACCAGGAGGGCAACRAAGTGCTGAAGTTACTGGAGAGAGCTTTCGACCAGAAGCTGATTTTCACAGTTGGGACCTCCAGAACCACTGGGACAGACGACTGTGTGACATGGAAYGACATTCACCACAAGACCAACATCGATGGAGGGGCACAAGG TTTTGGTTACCCTGACCCTGACTACCTGAGCAGAGTGAAGAATGAGCTGAAAGCCAAAGGCATTGAATGA
- the LOC111966081 gene encoding E3 ubiquitin-protein ligase DTX3L isoform X2, producing the protein MSDVEDMDTSTTEMNRNNEVSGPEQQRPHDLSQIQILVPTGTSSGPVTVIQSQPQRSSVSQSAFTYKAETSEDVSEDASSSARDTADRYSETFGGGTPSATCVNFPSSDNDPDLYQAPLYDPRHYGNPQLSSFKEMSVDSPAEGDNGSARNKQSQRDQHSPINPQSTHDVDPDLYQAPLYDPSHFGIPQSSSSKEMSVDSPAEGDNGSARNNITQDQHSPINPQSTHDVDLNRAKDETEEKQNTGPLDEATVYVSVEWPGKAILSWKSTLQKSLQSWLNNNFKETECTVERLNXNLAEVKIHPPSVVEDLLKRKETQVTFKDKAKTSATVRFHRAIPPACKPWFQSNSNPSSMEVLPPTSAHMPQDVKLPITVSASIDIGGYKPEVRAALLRHYHTTDHKLAVKGSFDEVNQFYRELTKIVREAETEPEADWNDNAEAAQSMTHNGMKTHEDPGQKEMTFPVPLIHFVYLNQAYRKEMEDIEKRNGVKINAEVKVSIKEDTQKTGRDFMLTKAHQEFSDLFQKCVVDLDSISTHLTPGDPGDLMNTLKNIQNEETRLVLNVSANGCVVFGPAQSIMAVGKAFGMKTTVMTFGMDHSSTEKASGFAGGPVLRSPKTPRMIGMDIKDPLLSHGLAMDQTHWDLMKSAFREKITAIKNKFGVDFMEEKSPGKVKIKTRPTTSHXPQAVSLESHAIRALMHFYQKVATSAMSCHLLDPTHAKTVGDKLEEIHPRHRCVWAGENYGPWRLIGLPQHLGPAVKELEMXLKMPMFKEEDKHKIEYPGDRSSTGAATGGAVGDGGATGGPEDDNCSICMDRFINKTKLSCSHEFCTDCLRKAVEFSGPSCPLCKDMFGKVEGDQPEGTMKVKHESYPCIPGYRGYGMIVIXYDIPSGKQTKKHSNPGKGFIGANRIAYLPDNQEGNXVLKLLERAFDQKLIFTVGTSRTTGTDDCVTWNDIHHKTNIDGGAQGFGYPDPDYLSRVKNELKAKGIE; encoded by the exons ATGTCAGACGTAGAGGACATGGAT ACATCAACCACAGAGATGAACAGAAACAATGAAGTCTCTGGACCAGAACAGCAACGGCCCCATGACCTTTCGCAAATACAGATTCTTGTG CCCACAGGAACATCCAGTGGCCCTGTAACAGTGATACAGTCACAGCCTCAACGGTCTAGTGTTTCTCAAAGTGCTTTTACTTATAAG GCAGAAACATCCGAGGACGTGTCTGAAGACGCAAGTTCATCAGCCCGAGATACTGCCGATCGGTACTCTGAGACTTTTGGAGGAGGGACACCTTCAGCAACCTGTGTTAATTTCCCAAGCTCTGATAAT GACCCAGACCTGTATCAAGCA CCCCTGTATGACCCCAGACACTATGGCAAT CCTCAGTTATCCTCTTTCAAAGAGATGAGTGTGGATTCTCCTGCTGAAGGAGATAATGGCTCTGCTAGAAACAAACAATCACAGCGAGATCAGCATTCTCCTATCAACCCCCAAAGCACTCATGATGTG GACCCAGACCTGTATCAAGCACCCCTGTATGACCCCAGCCACTTTGGCATT CCTCAGTCATCTTCTTCCAAAGAGATGAGTGTGGATTCTCCTGCTGAAGGAGATAATGGCTCTGCTAGAAACAACATCACGCAAGATCAGCATTCTCCCATCAACCCCCAAAGCACTCATGATGTG GACCTGAATCGGGCAAAGGACGAGACCGAGGAAAAGCAGAACACTGGACCTTTAGATGAGGCTACAGTCTATGTCAGTGTGGAGTGGCCTGGGAAAGCAATATTGTCATGGAAGTCTACACTTCAAAAAAGTCTCCAGTCGTGGTTGAATAATAACTTTAAAGAAACAGAATGCACCGTGGAAAGGCTGAACRGAAACTTGGCAGAAGTCAAGATACATCCCCCATCAG TCGTTGAGGACCTTCTGAAGCGGAAGGAAACACAGGTGACCTTCAAAGACAAGGCCAAGACATCAGCCACTGTGCGGTTTCACAGGGCTATACCACCAGCATGTAAACCCTggtttcaatcaaacagtaatccCAGCTCAATGGAAGTCTTGCCTCCAACATCCGCACACATGCCACAGGAT GTCAAACTCCCAATAACTGTAAGTGCTAGCATTGACATCGGTGGCTACAAACCTGAAGTACGGGCTGCCCTTCTCCGTCATTACCACACCACCGATCACAAGTTGGCTGTAAAAGGGAGCTTTGATGAAGTGAACCAGTTCTACAGAGAGTTGACCAAGATCGTCAGGGAAGCGGAAACCGAGCCAGAAGCGGATTGGAAYGATAATGCAGAAGCGGCACAAAGCATGACTCACAATGGAATGAAGACCCATGAAGACCCTGGGCAGAAGGAAATGACCTTTCCAGTCCCACTGATCCACTTTGTGTACTTGAATCAGGCCTACCGGAAGGAGATGGAGGACATAGAGAAAAGAAATGGAGTCAAAATCAATGCAGAAGTGAAGGTGTCCATCAAAGAGGACACACAGAAAACAGGCAGAGATTTTATGCTGACCAAAGCCCACCAGGAGTTCAGTGACCTCTTCCAGAAGTGTGTAGTTGATTTGGACAGCATTTCCACCCATCTGACACCTGGGGATCCAGGAGACCTCATGAatacgctgaaaaacatccagaaTGAGGAGACCAGGCTGGTACTAAATGTGTCTGCCAATGGCTGCGTTGTGTTTGGGCCGGCTCAGAGCATCATGGCAGTCGGGAAGGCTTTTGGGATGAAGACTACAGTAATGACATTTGGAATGGATCACAGCTCCACAGAGAAAGCATCTGGATTTGCTGGAGGACCTGTTTTGAGATCTCCAAAAACACCACGGATGATTGGGATGGACATCAAAGATCCACTTTTGTCACATGGGCTGGCCATGGACCAGACTCACTGGGATCTAATGAAATCTGCCTTTCGTGAGAAAATAACAGcaatcaaaaataaatttggAGTGGATTTCATGGAGGAAAAGTCTCCAGGCAAGGTAAAAATTAAAACCAGACCTACAACATCACACAMTCCACAGGCAGTCTCCCTGGAAAGCCACGCCATCAGAGCTCTCATGCACTTCTACCAGAAGGTTGCGACATCAGCGATGAGCTGCCACCTGCTGGACCCTACCCATGCAAAGACTGTGGGGGACAAGCTGGAGGAGATCCACCCTCGACACCGCTGTGTCTGGGCAGGAGAAAACTATGGTCCCTGGAGGCTGATCGGCCTACCGCAACATTTGGGCCCTGCTGTCAAAGAGCTAGAGATGATRCTGAAAATGCCTATGTTTAAAGAAGAAGACAAGCACAAGATTGAGTATCCTGGAGACAGATCCAGCACTGGAGCAGCCACGGGGGGAGCAGTCGGAGATGGAGGAGCCACAGGAGGGCCTGAAGATGATAATTGCTCCATATGCATGGACAGATTTATCAACAAGACGAAGTTGTCCTGCAGCCATGAGTTTTGTACAGATTGTCTGAGGAAGGCAGTGGAATTCTCAGGCCCCAGCTGTCCTTTGTGTAAGGATATGTTTGGAAAGGTGGAGGGAGACCAGCCTGAGGGAACAATGAAAGTGAAACATGAAAGTTACCCGTGCATACCTGGATACCGTGGCTATGGCATGATAGTTATCAMCTATGATATACCAAGTGGAAAACAGACG AAGAAACATTCCAACCCTGGAAAAGGGTTCATTGGGGCCAATAGAATAGCTTATCTCCCTGACAACCAGGAGGGCAACRAAGTGCTGAAGTTACTGGAGAGAGCTTTCGACCAGAAGCTGATTTTCACAGTTGGGACCTCCAGAACCACTGGGACAGACGACTGTGTGACATGGAAYGACATTCACCACAAGACCAACATCGATGGAGGGGCACAAGG TTTTGGTTACCCTGACCCTGACTACCTGAGCAGAGTGAAGAATGAGCTGAAAGCCAAAGGCATTGAATGA